A portion of the Desulfovibrio sp. Fe33 genome contains these proteins:
- a CDS encoding sigma-54 interaction domain-containing protein: MLFSEEKFTDVSRASVLTPAMTAIWDDLGVGVAVVDANGICEYMNPIQRRADSFTSLPVRGQHITKLYVPHELECIPTIECLRSSRPILKKSYFYKTTNNYLASTVSDFFPLYDHGRKDGVIAFTIWTGSATLNDSKRRPKKPAERSYSYYTFDSIIGKDDSLADVLAEARTAARASSHVMIWGESGTGKELFAQAIHSGSDRRDEPFVAENCAAIPQNLLEAILFGTSKGAYTDAPEKPGLFEAANGGTLLLDELNSMPLGLQAKLLRVLQEKRVRRLGSSKEIPVDVRVISILNEAPLTAVGNGILRSDLYYRLAVVGLAVPPLRDRKGDIPLLVRTFIERSKQAQDGAPIEVTPEVLRIFQDYDWPGNIRELQHVIEGGLAMLGDQHSMDCRTLPRHFREACETTCVAESAEPMAETPGPDENAGPSQNYFDYRTVKRNSVIPLKQCMQRYEAECLCNVLRVTGGNVAKAARILEITAAGLRYKIKQLGIEDRF; encoded by the coding sequence TTGCTTTTTTCCGAAGAGAAATTCACCGATGTCAGCCGGGCAAGCGTCCTGACCCCGGCCATGACCGCCATATGGGACGACCTCGGAGTCGGCGTAGCCGTTGTCGACGCCAACGGCATTTGTGAATATATGAACCCCATCCAACGGCGCGCCGACAGCTTCACCAGCCTGCCGGTGAGGGGACAGCACATCACAAAGCTGTATGTGCCCCATGAACTGGAATGCATCCCCACCATCGAATGCCTGCGAAGCAGCAGGCCGATCCTGAAAAAAAGCTACTTCTACAAGACCACCAACAACTACCTCGCCAGCACGGTCTCGGATTTCTTCCCCCTGTACGATCACGGCAGGAAGGACGGGGTCATCGCCTTCACCATCTGGACCGGCTCGGCCACCCTGAACGACTCCAAGCGGCGTCCGAAAAAACCGGCCGAGCGCTCCTACTCCTACTACACGTTCGACAGCATCATAGGTAAGGACGACAGCCTGGCGGACGTGCTGGCCGAAGCCCGGACAGCGGCGAGAGCGTCGTCCCACGTCATGATCTGGGGTGAAAGCGGCACCGGCAAGGAACTGTTCGCCCAGGCCATCCACTCCGGGAGCGACCGGCGCGACGAGCCTTTCGTTGCCGAAAACTGCGCCGCCATCCCCCAAAATCTGCTTGAGGCGATCCTCTTCGGCACCTCCAAGGGGGCGTACACCGACGCCCCGGAAAAGCCCGGCCTGTTCGAAGCGGCCAACGGCGGCACGCTGCTCCTGGACGAATTGAACTCCATGCCGCTGGGGCTCCAGGCCAAGCTGTTGCGCGTACTCCAGGAAAAACGGGTGCGCCGCCTCGGCTCAAGCAAGGAAATCCCGGTGGACGTGCGGGTCATCAGCATCCTGAACGAAGCTCCGCTGACCGCCGTGGGCAACGGCATCCTGCGCAGCGACCTGTATTACCGGCTCGCCGTGGTGGGCCTCGCCGTGCCGCCCCTGCGCGACAGGAAAGGGGACATCCCCCTGCTGGTCCGCACATTCATCGAGCGCTCAAAACAGGCGCAGGACGGCGCGCCCATCGAAGTGACCCCCGAAGTGCTCCGGATATTCCAGGATTACGACTGGCCGGGAAACATCCGGGAGCTGCAACACGTCATCGAAGGCGGCCTCGCCATGCTGGGCGATCAGCATTCCATGGACTGCCGGACCCTGCCGCGCCACTTCCGCGAGGCGTGCGAGACCACCTGCGTGGCGGAGTCCGCGGAACCCATGGCGGAAACGCCCGGGCCGGACGAAAACGCCGGGCCAAGCCAGAATTATTTCGATTACCGCACGGTCAAACGAAACAGCGTCATCCCGCTCAAGCAATGTATGCAGCGGTACGAAGCGGAATGCCTGTGCAATGTTTTGCGGGTCACTGGAGGCAATGTGGCAAAGGCCGCCCGCATCCTGGAGATCACCGCGGCCGGATTGCGCTACAAGATCAAGCAGCTCGGCATAGAAGACAGATTTTAG
- a CDS encoding APC family permease — MSQEQLELNKSLSPAQVWALALGSIVGWGCFVLPGDMFLPQAGVLGTLIGFTVGAFLICFVAVCYSYMIKYAPVAGGAFAYAYVGYGPTAAFICGWALVLGYVAIIGIDVAALALIFRFLFPGVFEFGPLYSIAGWDVYTGEVLLMTAATLLFGWMNYRGTNFAGKFQVILTFLLVIGIASLFTGAASLETAQPSNLLPLFAEHRSAFSCVLIIFAISPFLFAGFDTVPQAAEEFTFEPSRARNLMIIAILCGMVLYALVTLAVGIAIPYPEMLAKMETMRAAGGTAWATGEVAAMAFGKMGAVILACAVMGAVCTGINGFYIATSRLLLSMARGRILPAWFGEIHPKYRSPYKAILFTIAIVLLTPFAGRSVIVWIVDMSSVGTGIGYLFSCLAARRVILGSTGIENRALSLFCCAMGTVASVLCIVLLLIPGSPAYISEASRWCMVSWVGMGVFFYFSNRSEWAKLSESELRASILGRKDIPVFFKSRSPEIEVPAQAD, encoded by the coding sequence ATGTCACAAGAACAGTTGGAACTGAATAAATCCCTTTCCCCGGCCCAGGTGTGGGCATTGGCCCTCGGGTCCATCGTCGGTTGGGGATGTTTTGTACTGCCCGGAGACATGTTCCTGCCGCAGGCCGGCGTTCTCGGCACCCTCATCGGCTTCACCGTCGGAGCCTTTCTCATCTGTTTCGTGGCTGTCTGCTACAGCTATATGATCAAATACGCCCCGGTCGCCGGCGGCGCCTTCGCATATGCCTATGTCGGCTACGGCCCGACGGCGGCCTTCATCTGCGGATGGGCGCTCGTGCTCGGCTACGTCGCCATCATCGGCATCGACGTCGCCGCCCTGGCCCTGATTTTCCGATTCCTGTTCCCGGGCGTTTTCGAATTCGGCCCACTGTATTCGATCGCCGGATGGGATGTGTACACCGGCGAGGTCCTGCTCATGACAGCGGCCACGCTCCTGTTCGGCTGGATGAACTACCGGGGCACCAACTTCGCGGGTAAATTCCAGGTGATTCTCACCTTCCTGCTCGTCATCGGCATCGCCTCCCTGTTCACCGGAGCCGCATCCCTGGAAACCGCGCAACCCTCCAACCTGCTGCCGCTGTTCGCCGAGCACCGCTCCGCTTTCTCCTGCGTCCTCATCATCTTCGCCATCTCCCCCTTCCTGTTCGCGGGATTCGACACCGTGCCGCAGGCCGCCGAAGAGTTCACCTTCGAACCTTCCCGCGCCCGCAACCTCATGATTATCGCCATCCTGTGCGGCATGGTGCTGTACGCCCTGGTGACGCTGGCCGTCGGCATCGCCATCCCCTATCCCGAGATGCTGGCCAAGATGGAAACCATGCGCGCCGCGGGCGGAACCGCCTGGGCCACCGGCGAAGTCGCCGCCATGGCCTTTGGTAAAATGGGCGCCGTCATCCTTGCCTGCGCCGTCATGGGCGCGGTCTGCACCGGCATCAACGGCTTCTACATCGCCACCTCCCGCCTGCTGCTCAGCATGGCCCGCGGCCGCATCCTGCCCGCATGGTTCGGCGAAATCCATCCCAAGTACCGTTCCCCCTACAAGGCCATCCTGTTCACCATCGCCATCGTGCTTCTGACGCCTTTCGCCGGCCGCTCCGTCATCGTCTGGATCGTGGACATGAGCTCCGTGGGCACCGGCATCGGTTACCTGTTCTCCTGCCTTGCCGCCCGCCGCGTCATCCTCGGCAGCACGGGCATCGAGAACCGGGCGCTGAGCCTGTTCTGCTGCGCCATGGGCACCGTGGCCTCCGTTCTGTGCATCGTGCTGCTCCTCATCCCCGGCTCCCCCGCCTACATCAGCGAAGCTTCCCGCTGGTGCATGGTCTCCTGGGTCGGCATGGGCGTCTTCTTCTACTTCTCCAACAGGAGCGAGTGGGCGAAGCTGTCCGAATCGGAGCTGCGTGCAAGCATCCTCGGCCGCAAGGACATCCCCGTCTTCTTCAAGAGCCGCTCCCCCGAAATCGAGGTTCCGGCCCAGGCCGACTAA
- a CDS encoding sulfite exporter TauE/SafE family protein: MFDPTHLLVFGLWLVGGFVSGVSGIGGAMVAVPAAAMFIPMHELIPLSCILNVVMDGCIAAAHFRHCRVSALWPMLAGSLPGAFVGLFILKFVPGAILQGAVGALLLYYVYWQRTFRVTEVHRESWSHGGAAGFGAGLLGTAISFDGPPVGAYGLYVGWSPRTFLGTLGVFFVIRGTMTCVLQAGAGLYTSAVIEYAMYGIPATMLGTLCAFPITRHVNQDTFRRVLLAIILLAGVVCLVRSLF, translated from the coding sequence ATGTTCGATCCCACTCATCTCCTTGTCTTCGGGTTGTGGCTCGTCGGCGGATTCGTCTCCGGCGTCAGCGGCATCGGCGGGGCCATGGTCGCGGTTCCGGCGGCGGCCATGTTCATACCCATGCATGAGCTGATTCCGCTCAGTTGCATCCTGAACGTGGTCATGGACGGCTGCATCGCCGCCGCACATTTCCGCCACTGCCGCGTGTCCGCGCTCTGGCCCATGCTCGCCGGTTCCCTGCCCGGGGCATTCGTCGGCCTATTCATCCTCAAATTCGTTCCCGGAGCCATATTGCAGGGGGCTGTGGGCGCGTTGCTGCTTTACTATGTATATTGGCAGCGGACCTTTCGCGTCACCGAGGTGCATCGGGAATCGTGGTCGCACGGCGGGGCGGCCGGATTCGGCGCGGGCCTGCTCGGCACGGCCATATCCTTCGACGGTCCGCCCGTCGGCGCGTATGGGCTGTATGTGGGCTGGTCCCCCAGGACCTTTCTTGGCACCTTGGGCGTATTCTTCGTGATCCGGGGCACCATGACCTGCGTGCTGCAGGCCGGAGCGGGACTCTACACTTCCGCCGTTATCGAGTACGCAATGTACGGGATTCCGGCGACCATGCTGGGAACCCTGTGCGCCTTTCCGATCACCAGGCACGTCAACCAGGACACGTTCCGGCGAGTGCTTCTGGCCATCATCCTGCTGGCCGGAGTGGTCTGCCTGGTGCGCTCCCTGTTCTGA
- the rnhA gene encoding ribonuclease HI — MYTDGSCLGNPGPGGYGAVLIHGEYKGEKADNYKEFAQGYKRTTNNRMELLAVIVGLTALTRPCSVDLWTDSKYVQQAITQRWLKNWQRNGWKTAAKKPVKNQDLWQRLLPLIEKHDVDFHWVKGHAGHLFNERVDDLARNAASGRDLLEDEGME; from the coding sequence ATGTATACGGACGGTTCCTGCCTGGGCAACCCCGGCCCCGGCGGCTACGGCGCGGTCCTCATCCACGGCGAATACAAGGGCGAGAAGGCGGACAACTACAAGGAGTTCGCCCAGGGCTACAAGCGGACCACCAACAACCGCATGGAGCTGCTCGCCGTCATCGTGGGGCTGACCGCCCTCACCAGGCCGTGCTCCGTGGACCTCTGGACCGACTCCAAATACGTCCAGCAGGCCATCACCCAACGCTGGCTCAAGAACTGGCAGCGGAACGGCTGGAAAACCGCCGCGAAAAAGCCGGTCAAGAATCAGGACCTTTGGCAGAGGCTCCTGCCTCTTATCGAAAAGCACGACGTCGATTTTCATTGGGTCAAGGGCCACGCCGGGCACCTGTTTAACGAGCGTGTGGACGATCTGGCCAGAAATGCCGCCTCGGGCAGGGACCTGCTTGAGGACGAGGGTATGGAGTAG
- a CDS encoding DUF4125 family protein: MNEQYRENLIGDIIERELEMFLAVKNRGGTSQCQERPESFRLMREISHGVLSDAFLESYLGDLKAAAEQGRNFMTEKYALMEGLIPPLSDSPVIRDIVAAESEWRKEVAAQFPRCIHPEGHQGFCLYLGCELQTYSSATLEAYCACVEAAQREHRNLVRERYELLMRKLGHESLAACEAGLAHR; encoded by the coding sequence ATGAACGAACAATATCGTGAGAATCTTATCGGCGACATCATTGAACGCGAACTGGAGATGTTTCTCGCGGTCAAGAACCGGGGCGGCACATCGCAGTGCCAGGAACGCCCGGAATCCTTTCGCCTCATGCGGGAAATCTCCCATGGGGTCCTGTCCGACGCCTTTCTGGAATCCTATCTGGGCGATCTGAAGGCCGCCGCGGAACAGGGGCGAAACTTCATGACCGAGAAATACGCGCTCATGGAAGGGCTGATTCCTCCCCTCAGCGATTCCCCGGTCATCAGGGATATCGTTGCCGCGGAGAGCGAGTGGCGCAAGGAAGTGGCCGCCCAGTTCCCGCGGTGCATTCATCCCGAGGGGCATCAGGGCTTTTGCCTCTATCTCGGCTGCGAACTCCAGACCTATTCCTCGGCCACTCTCGAAGCCTATTGCGCGTGCGTCGAAGCCGCGCAGCGGGAACACCGCAATCTGGTGCGGGAGCGCTACGAGCTGTTGATGCGCAAGCTGGGTCACGAGTCTCTGGCGGCGTGCGAGGCCGGACTCGCGCACCGCTGA
- a CDS encoding ABC transporter ATP-binding protein, with amino-acid sequence MTSAISLDGITKTFFQGKDDETRPGIEVLKGITLEVASGEFIALQGTSGSGKSTLLHIIGLLDRPTAGTYRLLGHDASHLDDDQQSDLRNKALGFVFQSFYLISYATALENVILPGLYSGRPRGELVARAEELLDRVGLSDRMNFKPSRLSGGQQQRVAMARAMLNKPQILLADEPTGQLDSTTSGDIMKLFHDVHDAGQTIVLVTHDEDVAREAGRIIRLHDGRIAEDVAV; translated from the coding sequence ATGACCTCGGCCATCTCCCTCGACGGGATCACCAAGACCTTCTTCCAGGGAAAGGACGACGAGACCCGGCCCGGCATCGAGGTCCTCAAGGGCATCACCCTGGAGGTCGCCTCCGGCGAGTTCATCGCCCTGCAAGGCACCTCCGGTTCGGGCAAGTCCACCCTGCTGCATATCATCGGATTGCTCGACCGGCCCACGGCGGGAACCTATCGCCTTCTGGGACACGACGCCTCGCACCTGGACGACGATCAGCAGTCCGATCTGCGCAACAAGGCCCTCGGGTTCGTGTTCCAGTCCTTTTACCTCATCTCCTACGCCACGGCCCTCGAAAACGTCATCCTGCCCGGACTCTATTCCGGCAGGCCGCGCGGCGAGCTGGTCGCCCGCGCCGAGGAGCTTCTGGACCGCGTTGGGCTGTCCGACCGCATGAACTTCAAGCCCTCGCGCCTGTCCGGCGGGCAACAGCAACGCGTGGCCATGGCCCGCGCCATGCTCAACAAGCCGCAGATTCTCCTGGCCGACGAGCCTACCGGCCAGCTCGATTCCACCACTTCAGGCGATATCATGAAGCTCTTTCACGATGTGCACGACGCGGGACAGACCATTGTTCTCGTCACCCACGATGAGGACGTGGCCCGGGAAGCGGGCCGTATCATCCGTCTGCACGACGGGCGCATCGCCGAGGACGTGGCCGTGTAA
- a CDS encoding glycyl radical protein: protein MTTLSVVNKTDNQAEAKGYGINWDTAEKRAKELKDYLMAAPQVMDPERLKFLLEVYEKHQGEPVVYIRAKLLERVLTGKKIFLDGNPLVGTLTGVRAGVYAYPEWNVSWIKEEMQMAKMASLGEMKIPAETQELLEKTYKLWKGRTCVDQNNTMYKEKYGVNAKQYAKAGMYYENVSVASGSGIADYGLVLNKGLRYLIDDVKKRLAECPTTLADRDRIDLYRSMLITFDAVIAHSHRYADLAEQTAAGESDPKVKAELLEIAEICRRVPEHPARNFREAIQSFWFIHLCVATEQMACAVSPGRYGQYMYPFFKKDIDEGNLTREQVVTLLKFQWIRHLELGEYQGNSYALTLSGHTGQSITIGGVDANGEDACTELEELLLETQIQMRSIQPTLTLLYHPKIKDSYMQKVVECIRGGSGQPQILNNNVVIQRTLARFAKYPDGITLEDARNCGNYGCVSTGVCGKGSFITQEDQPCLAKVIELVLNNGKCPVTKKQVGVETGDPTTFETFEDLYDATKKQLDNLFHISRAHSDLSQMARLQVVPSVFRSAMYDGCIEKGMCEEAGGTRYPQVNPIMTAGIDAANSLLAVKHLVFDTKKITMEQLLEAIKANFEGYEDIRKMCFDAPKHGNDYPEVEKFVQRFYRDVDTIHSSQGPDCFGQRTPLDAYSLSYHNYFGSMMGALPNGRKAGVALTDGSVSAMPGTDHEGITALIKSGAEAIDTVRYGANHFNVKVNPQVIEGPAGARTLISLIKTYCDFGGSHIQFNCVSSETLKDAKAHPQEYPDLVVRVAGFSAYFTRLDCGVQNEIIKRTEYKN, encoded by the coding sequence ATGACGACTCTTTCCGTTGTGAATAAGACCGACAATCAGGCTGAGGCCAAGGGCTACGGCATCAATTGGGATACCGCCGAAAAGCGGGCCAAGGAACTCAAGGACTACTTGATGGCCGCGCCGCAGGTGATGGATCCGGAACGTCTGAAGTTCCTCCTTGAAGTATACGAAAAGCATCAGGGCGAGCCGGTTGTCTACATCCGCGCCAAGCTGCTGGAGCGCGTCCTGACCGGCAAGAAGATTTTCCTGGACGGCAACCCCCTGGTCGGCACCCTGACCGGTGTCCGCGCGGGCGTTTACGCCTACCCCGAGTGGAACGTTTCCTGGATCAAGGAAGAGATGCAGATGGCCAAGATGGCCTCCCTGGGCGAAATGAAGATTCCCGCCGAGACCCAGGAACTGCTCGAAAAGACCTACAAGCTCTGGAAGGGCCGCACCTGCGTCGACCAGAACAACACGATGTACAAGGAAAAGTACGGCGTGAACGCGAAGCAGTACGCCAAGGCCGGCATGTACTACGAGAACGTCTCCGTCGCTTCCGGTTCCGGCATCGCCGATTACGGCCTGGTTCTGAACAAGGGCCTGCGCTACCTCATCGACGACGTCAAGAAGCGTCTGGCCGAGTGCCCGACCACCCTGGCCGACAGGGACCGGATCGACCTGTACCGCTCCATGCTCATCACCTTCGACGCCGTCATCGCCCATTCCCATCGCTACGCCGATCTGGCCGAGCAGACCGCAGCCGGGGAATCCGATCCCAAGGTCAAGGCCGAGCTGCTTGAGATCGCCGAAATCTGCCGCCGCGTGCCCGAGCATCCGGCCCGCAACTTCCGCGAAGCCATCCAGTCCTTCTGGTTCATCCACCTCTGCGTGGCCACCGAGCAGATGGCCTGCGCCGTGTCCCCCGGCCGTTACGGCCAGTACATGTATCCCTTCTTCAAGAAGGACATCGACGAAGGCAACCTGACCCGCGAGCAGGTCGTGACCCTGCTCAAGTTCCAGTGGATTCGCCACCTCGAACTCGGTGAGTACCAGGGCAACTCCTACGCCCTGACCCTGTCCGGCCACACCGGCCAGTCCATCACCATCGGCGGCGTGGACGCCAACGGCGAAGACGCCTGCACCGAGCTGGAGGAACTGCTCCTCGAGACCCAGATCCAGATGCGGAGCATCCAGCCCACCCTGACCCTGCTGTACCATCCCAAGATCAAGGATTCCTACATGCAGAAGGTCGTTGAGTGCATCCGCGGCGGTTCCGGCCAGCCCCAGATCCTGAACAACAACGTGGTCATCCAGCGCACCCTGGCCCGCTTCGCCAAGTATCCCGACGGCATCACCCTGGAAGACGCCCGCAACTGCGGCAACTACGGCTGCGTGTCCACCGGCGTTTGCGGCAAGGGCAGCTTCATCACCCAGGAAGACCAGCCCTGCCTCGCCAAGGTCATCGAACTCGTGCTGAACAACGGCAAGTGCCCGGTCACCAAGAAGCAGGTCGGCGTCGAGACCGGCGATCCCACCACCTTCGAGACCTTCGAAGACCTCTACGACGCGACCAAGAAGCAGTTGGACAACCTGTTCCACATCTCCCGCGCCCACTCCGACCTGAGCCAGATGGCCCGCCTCCAGGTGGTCCCGAGCGTCTTCCGCTCCGCCATGTACGACGGCTGCATTGAAAAGGGCATGTGCGAAGAGGCGGGCGGCACCCGTTACCCGCAGGTCAACCCGATCATGACCGCGGGCATCGACGCCGCCAACTCCCTGCTGGCCGTCAAGCACCTGGTCTTCGACACGAAGAAGATCACCATGGAGCAGCTCCTCGAAGCCATCAAGGCCAACTTCGAAGGGTACGAGGATATCCGCAAGATGTGCTTCGACGCGCCCAAGCACGGCAACGACTACCCCGAGGTGGAGAAGTTCGTGCAGCGGTTCTACCGCGACGTGGACACCATCCACAGCTCGCAGGGTCCGGACTGCTTCGGCCAGCGCACTCCGCTGGACGCGTACTCCCTGTCCTACCACAACTACTTCGGCTCCATGATGGGCGCGCTGCCCAACGGCCGCAAGGCGGGCGTCGCCCTGACCGACGGCTCCGTCTCCGCCATGCCCGGCACCGACCATGAAGGCATCACCGCCCTCATCAAGTCCGGCGCCGAGGCCATCGACACCGTCCGTTACGGCGCGAACCACTTCAACGTGAAGGTCAACCCGCAGGTCATCGAGGGCCCGGCCGGGGCTCGTACCCTGATCTCCCTCATCAAGACCTACTGCGACTTCGGCGGCTCCCACATCCAGTTCAACTGCGTCAGCTCCGAGACCCTGAAGGACGCCAAGGCCCATCCGCAGGAATACCCCGATCTGGTCGTCCGCGTGGCAGGCTTCAGCGCCTACTTCACCCGTCTGGACTGCGGCGTGCAGAACGAGATCATCAAGCGCACCGAATACAAGAACTAG
- a CDS encoding ABC transporter permease — protein MMRTITRVVSMGLEAVWAFKLRSIFVILGVAFGIASLTLIVTAVDGANRKALEMVDMFGPDAALVFGGNFQKRAVGMRTLILSRDDAERIRSSLPGAYQVLPMRARGSQTVKAGNRSCQDVVIVGTYENYSQAWNWPLSEGRDLSAEDERIGAKVALIGETPSRELFGDESPVGRVMYVSGIPFQVVGKLSYRGVTSGGGGDVDNRIIIPLSTMVQRYNLDRKYFRALRVKFAEPDYMAAHTENLRSLLRHLHHLQPEEDDDFTILTADEVLKFLAIFKGGLTIFLGVTAGIAVLVGGFVLANLFSISVSERAEEIGLKKAMGARNSAIMMQFLVEACALTMLGGVLGLFLGLGLGQFLSRLDILTIQFSWKAFFMALAGSQAVGLVFGLKPARQAASLDPIQALRGEG, from the coding sequence ATGATGCGGACCATAACCAGGGTAGTGAGCATGGGCTTGGAGGCTGTATGGGCTTTCAAGTTGCGGTCCATATTCGTCATTTTGGGTGTGGCGTTCGGCATCGCTTCGCTGACGCTGATCGTGACGGCGGTGGACGGCGCGAACCGCAAGGCGCTGGAGATGGTGGACATGTTCGGTCCGGACGCGGCGTTGGTGTTCGGCGGCAATTTCCAGAAGCGCGCGGTGGGGATGCGCACGCTGATATTGAGCCGGGACGACGCGGAGCGCATCCGGTCGTCGTTGCCCGGGGCGTATCAGGTGTTGCCCATGCGCGCCAGGGGCAGCCAGACGGTGAAGGCGGGCAACCGGAGCTGTCAGGACGTGGTGATTGTGGGAACCTATGAAAATTACTCCCAGGCATGGAACTGGCCGTTGAGCGAGGGGCGTGACCTGTCGGCCGAAGACGAGCGCATCGGGGCCAAGGTGGCGTTGATAGGCGAGACGCCTTCGCGTGAGCTGTTCGGGGACGAGTCGCCGGTGGGGCGGGTCATGTACGTTTCGGGCATCCCGTTCCAGGTGGTGGGCAAGCTGTCCTACCGGGGCGTGACTTCGGGCGGAGGCGGCGACGTGGACAACCGGATCATCATTCCCCTGTCCACCATGGTCCAGAGGTACAATTTGGACCGCAAGTATTTCAGGGCGTTGCGGGTCAAGTTCGCGGAGCCGGATTATATGGCCGCGCACACGGAAAACCTGCGTTCCCTGCTTCGGCATCTGCACCACCTCCAGCCTGAGGAAGACGACGACTTCACCATTCTGACGGCCGACGAGGTGCTCAAGTTCCTGGCTATATTCAAGGGCGGCCTGACCATATTTCTGGGTGTGACGGCGGGCATCGCCGTGCTGGTGGGCGGGTTTGTCCTGGCCAATCTCTTTTCCATTTCGGTTTCGGAACGGGCCGAGGAAATCGGTCTGAAAAAGGCCATGGGCGCGCGCAATTCCGCGATAATGATGCAATTCCTCGTGGAGGCGTGCGCTTTGACCATGCTCGGCGGGGTGCTTGGGCTGTTCCTTGGGCTGGGGCTTGGTCAATTCCTGTCGCGGCTGGATATCCTGACCATACAGTTTTCCTGGAAGGCTTTTTTCATGGCCCTGGCCGGATCGCAGGCCGTGGGGCTGGTCTTCGGCCTCAAGCCCGCCCGGCAGGCTGCGTCGCTTGATCCCATTCAGGCGCTTCGCGGCGAGGGGTAG
- a CDS encoding efflux RND transporter periplasmic adaptor subunit — MKKLIFILIAAILTGGGVWYFTAGQTAEKIKVLKTDTVKRGSVSKVLEATGIVKAQVGAQVKIGAQATGVLESVPVKVGEHVKKGELVARIDARELKARIAEAKANLDLAMAKLDYMEKNLPRKRTLVQKRLEAQDSLDVATQDAETARFSVAAAKAKLDTLKVQLSYTSIYSPIDGVVSQVAAQEGETIVSGLSVSNLITVLNPELLEMWIYVDETDVGRVKTGLPVRYTVDAYRDKIFEGVVDRIYPEPEIRDNIVYYRTLVTVSREQADFLRPEMTTQCKIIVQTKDDVLTVPNNALKWVKDRQVCFRVTDPTREPEEVAPKLGLVGLENSEILEGLSEGDVVATQLVLPGAKVGKKGL, encoded by the coding sequence ATGAAAAAGCTCATATTCATCCTCATTGCGGCGATTCTGACCGGGGGCGGCGTCTGGTACTTCACTGCGGGCCAGACCGCCGAAAAAATCAAGGTCCTCAAGACCGACACGGTCAAACGGGGCAGCGTTTCCAAGGTCCTTGAGGCCACCGGCATCGTCAAGGCCCAGGTGGGCGCGCAGGTCAAGATCGGCGCGCAGGCCACGGGCGTGCTCGAATCCGTGCCCGTCAAGGTGGGCGAGCATGTGAAAAAGGGCGAACTCGTGGCCCGGATCGACGCCCGCGAGCTCAAGGCGCGCATAGCGGAGGCCAAGGCCAATCTGGACCTGGCCATGGCGAAGCTCGACTATATGGAGAAGAACCTCCCGCGCAAGCGCACCCTGGTACAGAAGCGCCTCGAAGCCCAGGATTCCCTGGACGTGGCCACCCAGGACGCTGAGACGGCCCGGTTCAGCGTGGCCGCCGCCAAGGCGAAGCTCGACACCCTCAAAGTCCAGCTTTCCTACACCAGCATCTACTCGCCTATCGACGGCGTGGTCAGCCAGGTGGCCGCCCAGGAGGGCGAGACCATCGTTTCCGGCCTGTCCGTGTCCAACCTTATCACCGTGCTCAACCCGGAACTGCTCGAAATGTGGATATACGTGGACGAAACCGACGTGGGCCGCGTCAAGACGGGGCTGCCCGTGCGCTACACCGTGGACGCCTACCGCGACAAGATCTTCGAAGGCGTCGTGGACCGCATCTATCCCGAGCCCGAAATCCGCGACAACATCGTCTACTACCGCACACTGGTCACAGTCTCCCGCGAGCAGGCCGACTTCCTGCGGCCGGAGATGACCACGCAGTGTAAAATCATAGTCCAGACCAAGGACGATGTGCTGACCGTTCCCAACAACGCCCTCAAATGGGTCAAGGACCGGCAGGTCTGTTTCCGCGTGACCGATCCGACCCGGGAACCGGAAGAGGTCGCCCCCAAGCTCGGTCTCGTCGGCCTGGAGAATTCCGAGATTCTCGAAGGGCTGTCCGAGGGCGACGTGGTCGCCACCCAGCTCGTCCTGCCCGGCGCCAAGGTCGGCAAAAAGGGCCTGTAA